A single window of Rhizobium indicum DNA harbors:
- a CDS encoding J domain-containing protein — translation MSFWEKLLNAIGNTAGNALSAVVEAIRTVFEGDPETRRKVAFSVAIIALSAKMAKADGIVSEKEVEAFREIFEFPQDQAKNVARLYNLARQDVAGYEAYAERLSTLCVTCAANCPVLEDVLDGLFHIAKADGLIHEKELNFLGHIGEIFQMSETRFEQIAARHVSTGGDPYKVLGVSPSDDFPTIRRRYHGLVSEHHPDRLISRGVPKEFHVIANERMAALNAAYEAIEKERRAA, via the coding sequence ATGTCCTTCTGGGAAAAACTGTTGAATGCCATTGGCAATACCGCAGGCAATGCGCTGTCTGCGGTGGTCGAGGCTATCCGCACGGTTTTTGAAGGCGATCCCGAGACCCGGCGTAAGGTGGCTTTCTCGGTGGCGATCATCGCGCTGTCGGCCAAGATGGCCAAGGCCGACGGCATCGTCAGCGAGAAGGAGGTCGAAGCCTTTCGCGAAATCTTCGAGTTTCCGCAGGATCAGGCGAAAAATGTCGCCAGGCTTTACAATCTCGCGCGTCAGGACGTCGCCGGCTACGAAGCCTATGCCGAACGGCTCTCCACGCTCTGCGTTACCTGTGCAGCCAATTGCCCGGTGCTGGAAGACGTGCTCGACGGGCTCTTCCACATCGCCAAGGCCGACGGGCTGATCCACGAGAAGGAACTGAATTTCCTGGGCCATATCGGCGAGATCTTCCAGATGAGCGAGACCCGCTTCGAGCAGATCGCCGCCCGTCACGTCTCGACCGGCGGTGATCCCTACAAGGTGCTCGGCGTCTCGCCTTCGGATGATTTCCCGACCATCCGCCGCCGCTACCACGGCCTCGTCAGCGAACATCATCCCGACCGGCTGATCTCGCGCGGCGTGCCGAAGGAATTCCATGTGATCGCCAATGAGCGCATGGCGGCGCTGAACGCGGCCTATGAGGCGATCGAGAAGGAACGCCGCGCCGCATGA
- a CDS encoding glycoside hydrolase family 25 protein — translation MRRLLFCVLPLAVLLAGCSSSGYDYLETASIKPKTRFKDTDPQDFGAKHPQLNQVHGIDISKWQGDIDWGTVKNSGVAFAFIKATEGKDRVDPRFDEYWREARAAGIPHAPYHFYYFCSSADQQADWFIRNVPKEAMRLPPVLDVEWNAESKTCRYRPDAETVRAEMQRFMDRLEAYYGKRPIIYTSVDFHRENLAGYFQDYHFWVRSVAKHPEVTYSDRRWAFWQYTSTGVIPGISGPTDINVFAGSAKNWNNWVAAVSKDRNS, via the coding sequence ATGCGCCGGCTTTTGTTTTGCGTTTTGCCCTTGGCCGTCCTTTTGGCCGGCTGCAGTTCCTCCGGTTATGACTACCTCGAAACGGCGTCGATCAAGCCGAAGACGCGCTTCAAGGACACCGATCCCCAGGATTTCGGAGCCAAGCATCCGCAGCTCAACCAGGTGCACGGCATCGATATTTCCAAATGGCAGGGCGATATCGACTGGGGCACGGTGAAGAATTCCGGCGTCGCCTTCGCCTTCATCAAGGCCACCGAAGGCAAGGACAGGGTCGATCCGCGTTTCGACGAATACTGGCGAGAGGCCCGCGCCGCCGGCATCCCGCACGCTCCCTATCACTTCTACTATTTCTGCTCCTCGGCCGATCAGCAGGCAGACTGGTTCATCCGCAACGTGCCGAAGGAGGCCATGCGCCTGCCGCCGGTGCTCGACGTCGAGTGGAACGCTGAATCAAAGACCTGCCGCTACCGTCCCGACGCTGAAACGGTGCGCGCCGAAATGCAGCGTTTCATGGACCGGCTGGAAGCCTATTACGGCAAGCGCCCGATCATCTATACCTCGGTCGATTTCCACCGCGAAAATCTCGCCGGCTACTTCCAGGATTATCATTTCTGGGTCCGTTCGGTGGCAAAACACCCCGAGGTGACCTATTCCGACCGCCGCTGGGCCTTCTGGCAATATACCTCGACCGGCGTGATTCCCGGCATCAGTGGGCCGACCGATATCAATGTCTTTGCCGGCAGCGCAAAGAACTGGAACAATTGGGTCGCGGCCGTTTCCAAGGATAGAAATTCTTAG
- a CDS encoding serine hydrolase domain-containing protein gives MRFVLRILKALALLLVLLVITAAGWLFIRPPELLRVGDGYAAKIVCSNVFIAGREAEDVLHDDVQAPGNPLLRLVRVSVDRDNDRVTARFMGLFAPSYALYRGAFGCTSVPDGNFEAAANAAPFDPPVKMQANDSLWPEGEGTGNPADGKIAALLADPGVAGPAMRAIVVVRNGRIVTEAYGPGFSAKTPLIGWSMTKTVNATILGRQMLGGKISFDDDNLLAQWKNDARAKIKVSDLLGMESGLAFNENYGDVADVTRMLYLDPDMVSLPANAPMEAAPGQRFRYSSGTAVLLSRIWMDRVGNAQAAFSYPHDALFAPLGMTSAVFELDARGTFAGSSYLYATAHDWARFGQFLLQDGVWNGQRLLPEGFVGAMRTPTAASNGRYSQGQAWLAPGRGSSAGAGLPEDTFWLTGHDGQSVAIVPSANLVVVRLGLTPSWLDYQPQVLLKAILAALPTSGASQRQAGSQRQAQPQP, from the coding sequence ATGCGATTTGTCCTGCGTATCCTGAAGGCGCTTGCTCTCCTTCTCGTTCTCCTCGTCATCACTGCCGCCGGCTGGCTGTTCATCCGGCCGCCGGAGCTGCTGCGCGTCGGCGACGGCTATGCCGCCAAGATCGTCTGCTCCAATGTCTTCATCGCCGGCCGGGAGGCGGAGGATGTGCTCCATGACGACGTCCAGGCGCCTGGAAATCCGCTGCTGCGGCTGGTGCGCGTCAGCGTCGACCGAGACAACGACCGTGTGACGGCGCGCTTCATGGGGCTGTTTGCGCCGAGTTATGCGCTCTATCGCGGTGCTTTCGGCTGCACGAGCGTGCCGGACGGCAATTTCGAGGCGGCGGCGAATGCAGCGCCTTTCGATCCGCCGGTCAAGATGCAGGCGAACGACTCCTTGTGGCCGGAGGGCGAGGGAACCGGCAATCCAGCGGACGGGAAGATCGCGGCGCTGCTGGCAGATCCCGGTGTTGCCGGCCCGGCCATGCGGGCGATCGTGGTGGTGCGCAATGGCCGCATCGTCACTGAGGCCTATGGACCCGGCTTCTCGGCGAAGACGCCGCTGATCGGCTGGTCGATGACGAAGACGGTAAATGCGACGATCCTCGGCCGGCAGATGCTCGGCGGCAAGATCTCCTTCGACGACGATAACCTGCTGGCGCAGTGGAAGAACGATGCGCGTGCCAAGATCAAGGTTTCCGATCTGCTCGGCATGGAGAGCGGTCTTGCCTTCAACGAGAACTATGGCGACGTCGCCGATGTGACGCGCATGCTCTATCTCGATCCCGACATGGTATCGCTGCCGGCCAATGCGCCGATGGAGGCGGCACCCGGCCAGCGCTTCCGCTATTCGAGCGGCACGGCCGTGCTGCTCTCGCGCATCTGGATGGACAGGGTCGGTAATGCTCAGGCGGCCTTTTCCTATCCGCACGATGCGTTGTTTGCGCCGCTCGGCATGACGAGCGCCGTGTTCGAACTCGATGCGCGCGGCACGTTCGCCGGAAGCTCCTATCTCTATGCGACGGCGCATGACTGGGCGCGCTTCGGGCAGTTCCTGCTGCAGGATGGCGTGTGGAACGGCCAGCGACTGTTGCCGGAGGGTTTCGTCGGCGCCATGCGCACCCCGACGGCGGCTTCGAACGGGCGGTATTCGCAGGGCCAGGCCTGGCTGGCGCCCGGCCGCGGCTCGAGCGCTGGGGCCGGGCTGCCTGAGGATACGTTCTGGCTGACGGGGCACGACGGGCAGAGCGTGGCGATCGTGCCTTCGGCCAATCTGGTGGTCGTCAGGCTTGGCCTGACGCCGAGCTGGCTCGACTACCAGCCGCAGGTGCTTCTCAAGGCGATCCTGGCGGCCCTGCCGACTTCGGGGGCGTCGCAGCGGCAGGCCGGATCGCAACGACAAGCCCAGCCGCAGCCATAG
- a CDS encoding pyrophosphate--fructose-6-phosphate 1-phosphotransferase, with protein MAKQKVAMLTAGGLAPCLSSAVGGLIERYSDVAPELEIVAYKSGYQGVLLGDSIEITRAMREKAPLLHRYGGSPIGNSRVKLTNAADCVKRGLVKEGENPLRVAAERLANDGITILHTIGGDDTNTTAADLAAYLAANGYDLTVVGLPKTVDNDVVPIRQSLGAWTAAEVGAHFFDNVGNEQTAAPRTLVIHEVMGRHCGWLTAATARAYLQRTSRNQYVDGLMMDAHLKSIDAVYLPEMAFDLDAEAARLKESMDRNGHATVFVSEGACLDAIVAEREAAGETVKRDAFGHVKIDTINVGAWFQKQFANLLDAERSLVQKSGYFARSAPANGDDLRLIQSMVDLAVESALNKVSGVTGHDEGQNGKLRTIEFPRIKGGKAFDLSTAWFAEVMDNIGQKYKEA; from the coding sequence ATGGCCAAACAGAAAGTCGCAATGCTGACCGCCGGAGGCCTGGCGCCCTGTCTTTCGTCCGCCGTCGGCGGCCTTATCGAACGCTATAGCGACGTCGCGCCCGAGCTCGAAATCGTCGCTTACAAGTCGGGCTATCAGGGTGTCCTCCTTGGCGACAGCATCGAGATCACCCGCGCGATGCGCGAAAAGGCGCCGCTGCTGCACCGCTATGGTGGCTCACCGATCGGCAACAGCCGCGTCAAGCTCACCAATGCCGCCGACTGCGTCAAGCGCGGTCTGGTCAAGGAAGGCGAGAATCCGCTGCGGGTCGCCGCCGAACGCCTCGCCAATGACGGCATCACCATTCTCCACACGATCGGCGGCGACGACACCAACACCACGGCCGCCGACCTCGCCGCCTACCTCGCCGCCAACGGCTACGATCTGACCGTCGTCGGCCTTCCGAAGACTGTCGACAATGACGTCGTGCCGATCCGCCAGTCGCTCGGCGCCTGGACGGCCGCCGAAGTCGGCGCGCATTTCTTCGACAATGTCGGCAACGAGCAGACGGCCGCCCCCCGCACCCTCGTCATCCATGAAGTCATGGGCCGCCATTGCGGCTGGCTGACGGCCGCCACCGCCCGCGCCTATCTGCAGCGCACCAGCCGCAACCAGTATGTCGACGGCCTGATGATGGACGCGCACCTGAAGAGTATCGACGCCGTCTACCTGCCTGAGATGGCCTTCGACCTCGACGCCGAGGCCGCCCGCCTGAAGGAAAGCATGGACCGCAACGGCCACGCCACGGTCTTCGTCTCGGAAGGCGCCTGCCTCGATGCCATCGTCGCCGAGCGCGAAGCCGCCGGCGAGACCGTCAAGCGCGATGCTTTCGGCCATGTGAAGATCGACACGATCAATGTCGGCGCCTGGTTCCAGAAGCAGTTCGCCAATCTGCTCGACGCCGAGCGTTCCCTGGTGCAGAAATCGGGCTATTTTGCCCGCTCGGCGCCCGCCAACGGCGATGACCTCAGGCTGATCCAGAGCATGGTCGATCTCGCCGTCGAAAGCGCGCTCAATAAAGTCTCCGGCGTCACCGGCCATGATGAAGGCCAGAACGGTAAATTGCGCACTATAGAATTCCCGCGCATCAAAGGCGGCAAGGCTTTTGACCTTTCGACGGCATGGTTTGCCGAAGTCATGGACAATATAGGCCAGAAATACAAAGAAGCGTGA
- a CDS encoding N-acetylmuramoyl-L-alanine amidase, whose protein sequence is MTSFEADCRSAHVQPSPNHGERADGRRPDMILLHYTGMPTADGALDWLCRAESQVSSHYFVHENGEVVQLVPEMRRAWHAGKSSWHGETDINSLSIGIEIANAGHPGGLPDYPKEQIAAVIELCRDCVKRWSITPERVLGHSDVAPIRKVDPGEKFPWAALYQAGIGHWVEPATITGGRFFQRGDTGQPVEALQSMLSLYGYGTEITGEFSEKMAGDVEAFQRHFRPERIDGIADFSTIDTLHRLLSALPRYS, encoded by the coding sequence ATGACCTCTTTCGAGGCCGACTGCAGAAGCGCCCACGTGCAGCCTTCGCCGAACCACGGCGAACGGGCGGACGGGCGCCGTCCGGATATGATCCTCCTGCACTATACCGGCATGCCGACGGCAGATGGTGCGCTCGACTGGCTCTGTCGCGCCGAAAGCCAGGTTTCCAGCCATTATTTCGTGCATGAGAATGGCGAGGTCGTGCAGCTCGTGCCGGAAATGCGGCGTGCCTGGCATGCGGGAAAAAGCAGCTGGCACGGCGAGACCGATATCAATTCGCTGTCGATCGGCATCGAGATCGCCAATGCCGGCCATCCGGGCGGGCTTCCTGATTATCCGAAAGAGCAGATCGCCGCGGTGATCGAATTGTGTCGCGACTGTGTCAAACGTTGGTCGATCACGCCTGAACGGGTCCTCGGGCATTCCGATGTTGCTCCGATCCGCAAGGTCGATCCGGGCGAGAAATTCCCCTGGGCCGCGCTCTACCAAGCGGGCATTGGGCACTGGGTCGAGCCGGCAACGATCACCGGCGGGCGCTTCTTCCAGCGCGGCGATACCGGCCAACCTGTGGAAGCGCTGCAGTCGATGCTGTCGCTTTATGGTTACGGCACTGAAATCACAGGCGAATTCTCGGAAAAAATGGCCGGTGACGTCGAAGCTTTCCAGCGGCATTTTCGGCCCGAACGGATAGATGGCATCGCCGATTTCTCGACGATCGACACATTGCACCGGCTGCTGTCGGCTTTGCCGCGTTATTCCTGA
- a CDS encoding DUF3419 family protein, with protein sequence MSEFAPDAGFRKNRKLKDALLRHKAFSKDGFSERLFGLLFSGLVYPQIWEDPDLDMQAMELKPNHRIVTIGSGGCNMLAYLSKAPASIDVVDLNPHHIALNRLKLAAFKHLPGHADLVRFLAMPNEKSNSRAYDQHLAARLDEATRSYWNGRKFGRRRVTVFDRNIYETGLLGRFIGAAHLLARLHGVKLREMTKTRSIREQRQFFDEQIAPLFEKPVVRWITGRKSSLFGLGIPPQQYDELASLAADHSIAPVLKHRLEKLACHFPMSDNYFAWQAFGRRYGTESEGPLPTYLKSEHYQVIRANVDRVNVHHASFTELLAREPAASRDRYILLDAQDWMTDEQLNDVWTEITRTAREGARVIFRTAAEKSIIEGRLAPAIRDQWDYFEEKSRELTALDRSAIYGGFHIYGKKA encoded by the coding sequence ATGTCAGAATTTGCACCGGATGCCGGCTTCCGCAAGAACCGGAAACTCAAGGATGCCCTTCTCCGCCATAAGGCTTTTTCGAAGGATGGCTTTTCCGAGCGTCTCTTCGGCCTTCTCTTCTCCGGCCTCGTCTATCCGCAGATCTGGGAGGATCCGGATCTCGACATGCAAGCGATGGAGCTGAAGCCAAACCATCGCATCGTCACCATCGGCTCCGGCGGCTGCAACATGCTCGCCTATCTCTCCAAAGCGCCGGCTTCGATCGACGTGGTCGATCTCAACCCGCACCACATCGCGCTGAACCGCCTGAAGCTTGCCGCCTTCAAGCATCTTCCCGGCCATGCCGATCTCGTCCGCTTCCTGGCAATGCCGAACGAGAAGTCGAACAGCCGCGCCTACGACCAGCATCTCGCCGCCCGTCTCGATGAGGCGACCCGCAGCTACTGGAACGGCCGTAAATTCGGCCGTCGCCGCGTCACAGTCTTCGACCGCAACATTTACGAAACAGGCCTGCTCGGCCGCTTCATCGGCGCCGCCCACCTTCTTGCCCGCCTGCATGGCGTCAAGCTGCGCGAGATGACCAAGACCCGCTCGATCCGTGAGCAGCGCCAGTTCTTCGACGAACAGATCGCGCCGCTCTTCGAAAAGCCGGTCGTGCGCTGGATCACCGGCCGCAAGAGCTCGCTCTTCGGCCTCGGCATTCCGCCGCAGCAATATGACGAACTCGCAAGCCTTGCCGCCGATCATTCGATCGCGCCGGTGCTGAAGCACCGCCTGGAAAAGCTCGCCTGTCATTTCCCGATGAGCGACAACTATTTCGCCTGGCAGGCCTTCGGCCGCCGCTATGGCACCGAATCGGAAGGCCCTTTGCCGACCTATCTGAAGTCGGAGCACTATCAGGTGATCCGCGCCAATGTCGACCGCGTCAATGTCCACCACGCAAGCTTCACCGAGCTTCTGGCCCGCGAGCCGGCCGCCTCACGCGACCGCTACATCCTGCTCGACGCACAGGACTGGATGACGGACGAGCAGCTGAACGACGTCTGGACGGAAATCACCCGCACGGCGCGCGAAGGCGCCCGCGTGATCTTCCGCACCGCCGCCGAAAAAAGCATCATCGAAGGCCGTCTGGCTCCGGCGATCCGCGACCAATGGGATTACTTCGAAGAGAAGTCGCGTGAACTGACTGCGCTTGATCGTTCGGCAATCTACGGCGGCTTCCACATTTACGGGAAGAAAGCGTGA
- a CDS encoding lytic transglycosylase domain-containing protein, with protein sequence MVAIGLSGLKRSLVVSTILCGVMTGCTSVEYTSQAELTAAQTVVPMPKPGEDATLAAIPTAEGAAGQAVAGATIPQASSPSLTATAMPAVTASQPGDLTMQAGMQPAAYAQIPLTPEMTAIQSVVPTPRPGTAAQPTTQLAFAATPQNSALAALAAVDTTPRASMDYGFDESGPIDPPTAPPMFSDDDKDDAPTVEKSFVTKLIQKYSKIYEIPETLLHRVVHRESRYNAKAYNKRGYFGLMQIKYNTAKSMGYGGAPGGLFDAETNIKYAAKYLRGAWLVSDSKEDDAVRLYARGYYYDAKRKGMTDIAQGNY encoded by the coding sequence ATGGTAGCGATCGGATTATCCGGCCTGAAACGCAGTCTTGTCGTCTCGACGATACTCTGCGGCGTGATGACGGGATGTACGAGCGTCGAATACACATCCCAGGCCGAACTGACAGCCGCCCAGACCGTCGTGCCGATGCCGAAACCCGGCGAAGATGCAACACTCGCCGCGATCCCGACAGCCGAAGGCGCAGCCGGTCAGGCTGTTGCAGGCGCCACCATTCCCCAGGCATCATCCCCCTCTCTGACCGCAACGGCGATGCCGGCCGTGACAGCCTCCCAGCCTGGCGATCTTACCATGCAGGCCGGCATGCAGCCGGCAGCCTATGCGCAGATCCCGCTGACGCCCGAGATGACGGCGATCCAGTCCGTCGTGCCGACGCCGCGTCCGGGAACGGCGGCACAGCCGACGACGCAGCTTGCCTTTGCCGCGACACCGCAAAACAGCGCGCTTGCAGCACTTGCCGCAGTCGACACCACGCCGCGCGCCAGCATGGACTACGGTTTCGACGAATCCGGGCCGATCGATCCGCCGACCGCACCCCCGATGTTCAGCGACGACGACAAAGACGATGCGCCGACCGTCGAGAAGAGCTTTGTCACCAAGCTCATCCAGAAATATTCGAAAATCTACGAAATTCCCGAGACCCTGCTCCATCGCGTCGTCCATCGCGAGAGCCGCTATAATGCCAAGGCCTACAACAAGCGCGGCTATTTCGGCCTCATGCAGATCAAGTACAACACCGCCAAGTCCATGGGCTACGGCGGCGCCCCGGGCGGCCTCTTCGATGCCGAGACCAACATCAAATATGCCGCGAAATATCTGCGCGGTGCCTGGCTCGTCTCCGACAGTAAGGAAGACGACGCCGTTCGCCTTTACGCGCGCGGTTATTATTACGACGCCAAGCGCAAGGGCATGACCGACATCGCCCAAGGTAACTACTGA
- a CDS encoding lytic transglycosylase domain-containing protein has product MRKLIVVAATCVGMVLAGNSFAFANDWGVRADAPVKKVERPSKKTERPLKKAERSVKPAKRPLKTAERPLKTVERQSGYPVANVSGNSYSALISKYASQYDVPVALATAVIRIESNFNPNARGSHGEIGLMQIKPATARMMGYSGSAKGLFDPETNIKYGMKYLAAAHDLGGGQTCNTILKYNAGHGATRMNPVSKSYCGKVLAML; this is encoded by the coding sequence ATGAGAAAACTGATTGTTGTTGCTGCAACATGCGTTGGCATGGTGCTGGCCGGAAATAGCTTTGCCTTTGCGAATGATTGGGGTGTGCGAGCTGATGCGCCGGTGAAGAAGGTCGAGCGTCCTTCAAAGAAGACAGAGCGCCCGTTGAAGAAAGCGGAGCGTTCGGTCAAGCCGGCGAAGCGTCCGCTCAAGACGGCGGAGCGCCCGCTGAAGACGGTCGAGCGCCAGAGCGGTTATCCCGTCGCCAATGTTTCCGGCAATTCCTATTCCGCACTGATCAGCAAATATGCGAGCCAATATGATGTACCGGTTGCGCTTGCGACCGCGGTCATCCGCATCGAAAGCAATTTCAATCCGAATGCGCGCGGCAGCCACGGTGAAATCGGCCTGATGCAGATTAAGCCTGCAACTGCCCGCATGATGGGCTATTCCGGCAGCGCCAAGGGCCTGTTCGATCCGGAAACCAACATCAAGTACGGCATGAAATATCTGGCTGCCGCCCATGATCTCGGTGGTGGCCAGACCTGCAACACCATCCTCAAATATAATGCCGGTCATGGCGCCACGCGCATGAACCCGGTGTCCAAGTCCTATTGCGGCAAGGTTCTGGCAATGCTCTGA
- a CDS encoding LysE family translocator, producing MSLEAWLAFAAASAIMLAIPGPTILLVVSYALGHGRRTAFATVGGVALGDFTAMTASLFGLGAVLAASATLFTVLKWIGGAYLIWLGIKLWRAPIIGEPVADNDNLPEEKSLKIFLHAYVVTALNPKSIIFFVAFVPQFLNPALPFVGQMAIMEATFLVLAILNASTYALLAHSARGLIRKASIQRAVNRTGGTLLIAAGAVTAGYRRIAA from the coding sequence ATGTCACTTGAAGCTTGGCTCGCTTTTGCGGCCGCATCCGCCATCATGCTGGCCATACCGGGGCCGACGATACTGCTCGTCGTTTCCTATGCGCTCGGTCATGGGCGCCGGACGGCGTTCGCGACGGTGGGCGGCGTGGCGCTTGGTGACTTCACGGCGATGACGGCTTCTCTCTTCGGTCTCGGCGCCGTCCTGGCCGCCTCCGCGACCCTCTTCACCGTCTTGAAGTGGATCGGCGGCGCCTATCTGATCTGGTTGGGAATCAAGCTCTGGCGGGCTCCCATCATCGGCGAACCGGTTGCCGACAACGACAACCTGCCGGAGGAGAAGTCGCTCAAGATCTTCCTCCACGCCTATGTCGTCACCGCCCTCAATCCGAAGAGCATCATCTTCTTCGTCGCCTTCGTGCCGCAGTTCCTCAATCCGGCCCTGCCCTTCGTCGGGCAGATGGCGATCATGGAAGCGACCTTCCTCGTTCTGGCGATCCTCAACGCCTCTACCTACGCCCTTCTCGCCCATAGCGCGCGCGGACTGATTCGCAAGGCGAGCATCCAGCGCGCAGTAAACCGAACCGGAGGCACTCTGCTGATCGCTGCAGGGGCTGTAACGGCCGGGTATCGCCGTATTGCAGCCTAG
- a CDS encoding class I SAM-dependent methyltransferase, translating to MSKVGTETAGQSDEHASLMDGMYRYQRHIYDLTRKYYLLGRDSTIRNLDVPEGGTLLEVGCGTGRNMAFAHRHFPTAKLFGLDISQEMLISARKTFATKATIPEFRVADATAFTPREFGVSGFDRILISYALSMIPDWERAVDASIAALNPGGQLHIVDFGQQEGLPGWFRRMLQSWLAKFHVTPRPDLRPVLEAQAHENNATLLFDTVGGGYAWRAAIISKRS from the coding sequence GTGAGCAAGGTCGGCACTGAGACGGCAGGACAGAGCGATGAACATGCCAGCCTCATGGATGGCATGTACCGCTACCAGCGCCATATCTACGACCTGACCCGCAAATATTATCTTCTCGGCCGTGACAGCACGATCCGCAACCTCGACGTGCCCGAAGGCGGCACGCTGCTTGAAGTCGGCTGCGGCACCGGGCGCAACATGGCTTTCGCCCATAGGCATTTCCCGACCGCCAAGCTGTTCGGCCTCGACATTTCCCAGGAAATGCTGATTTCGGCGCGCAAGACCTTCGCCACCAAGGCGACGATCCCGGAATTCCGCGTCGCCGACGCCACGGCCTTCACACCGCGCGAATTCGGCGTCAGCGGTTTCGACCGCATCCTGATTTCCTACGCCCTGTCGATGATCCCGGACTGGGAGCGCGCCGTCGACGCATCGATCGCTGCCCTCAATCCCGGCGGCCAGCTGCACATCGTCGATTTCGGCCAACAGGAAGGCTTGCCGGGCTGGTTCCGGCGCATGCTGCAGTCCTGGCTTGCGAAATTCCACGTCACCCCGCGCCCCGATCTGCGCCCGGTCCTGGAAGCGCAAGCCCATGAAAACAACGCGACATTGTTGTTCGATACCGTCGGCGGCGGTTATGCCTGGCGGGCAGCTATTATCAGCAAGCGCTCATAA
- a CDS encoding lytic murein transglycosylase, giving the protein MHRSLASRSALALLFALALAGGAAAQQAQGAAPAAPCGGDLSAFLEGVKKDAVAAGASAAAADEAFAGADSDPKVLSRDRAQGVFKQTFLEFSQRTVSQARLDIGRQKMKQYADVFARAEQEFGVPPGVITAFWAMETDFGAVQGDFNTRNALVTLSHDCRRPELFRPQLIALIEMVQHGDLDPATNTGAWAGEIGQVQMLPRDIIAYGMDGDGDGHVRLKQSSPDAILTAAKFIQHLGFERGQPWLQEVTVPDNLPFEKSGLGGTMKAAEWFALGVKPRDGNTAFGDLEGDLVLPQGRMGPAFIAYPNFKIYLEWNKSFIYTTSAAYFGTRLSGAEPYLKGVPEQGLASDQMKALQTKLQSLGHDVGEIDGILGSGTRVAIQKEQQRLGMPADGWATPALLNAL; this is encoded by the coding sequence ATGCACCGCTCGCTCGCAAGCCGCTCTGCACTCGCTCTTCTGTTTGCCCTCGCCCTCGCAGGCGGCGCGGCCGCCCAGCAGGCGCAGGGCGCAGCCCCGGCAGCGCCCTGCGGCGGCGATCTGTCCGCTTTCCTCGAAGGCGTGAAGAAAGATGCTGTGGCAGCCGGCGCCAGTGCGGCAGCCGCCGACGAGGCTTTCGCCGGCGCCGATAGCGACCCCAAGGTCCTGAGCCGGGATCGCGCCCAAGGCGTCTTCAAGCAGACCTTCCTCGAATTCTCCCAGCGCACCGTCAGCCAGGCCCGCCTCGACATCGGCCGCCAAAAGATGAAGCAATATGCCGACGTCTTTGCCCGCGCCGAGCAGGAATTCGGCGTGCCCCCCGGCGTCATCACCGCCTTCTGGGCGATGGAAACCGATTTCGGCGCCGTCCAGGGCGATTTCAACACCCGCAACGCCCTGGTGACGCTGTCGCATGATTGCCGCCGCCCGGAACTCTTCCGTCCGCAGCTGATCGCCCTTATCGAGATGGTCCAGCATGGCGACCTCGACCCCGCCACCAATACCGGTGCCTGGGCCGGCGAGATCGGCCAGGTGCAGATGCTGCCGCGCGACATCATTGCCTATGGCATGGATGGCGACGGTGACGGCCATGTCCGCCTGAAACAGAGCAGCCCGGACGCTATCCTGACGGCGGCGAAATTCATCCAGCACCTCGGCTTCGAGCGCGGCCAGCCCTGGCTGCAGGAAGTGACCGTGCCCGACAACCTGCCCTTCGAGAAATCCGGTCTTGGCGGCACGATGAAGGCCGCCGAATGGTTCGCACTCGGCGTCAAGCCGCGCGACGGCAACACAGCTTTCGGCGATCTCGAAGGCGACCTCGTGCTGCCGCAGGGCCGCATGGGACCGGCCTTCATCGCCTATCCCAATTTCAAGATCTATCTCGAATGGAACAAGTCGTTCATCTACACGACCTCGGCCGCCTATTTCGGGACGCGCCTTTCGGGTGCCGAACCCTATCTCAAGGGCGTGCCGGAACAGGGACTTGCCAGCGACCAGATGAAGGCCTTGCAGACCAAGCTGCAGTCGCTCGGCCATGATGTCGGCGAGATCGATGGCATCCTCGGCTCCGGCACGCGTGTCGCGATCCAGAAGGAACAGCAGCGCCTCGGCATGCCGGCCGACGGCTGGGCGACGCCTGCCCTTCTCAACGCCCTCTGA